In a single window of the Flavobacterium ammoniigenes genome:
- a CDS encoding SDR family oxidoreductase, protein MTQISILGCGWLGLPLAKSLLQNGFSIKGSTTSLEKMSPLQSEGITPFLVRLEEHQISESIADFLANSQILIINIPPKLRGGSTENFVAKITTLLPFIENSTIEKVLFVSSTSVYGDDNDLVTEDSPLNPDTEGGRQLAIVENVLQKNRHFQTTILRFGGLIGEDRNPVRFLSGKENIENPNAPINLIHQDDCIGIIEKIIALNSWDETYNAVAPFHPTRQEYYTQKATELNLALPKFAASNTVTGKTILSDYLIKSLQYRFIKPRL, encoded by the coding sequence ATGACACAAATTAGTATTTTAGGTTGTGGTTGGCTGGGGTTGCCATTGGCAAAATCCTTACTTCAAAATGGATTTTCGATCAAAGGTTCGACTACCTCTTTGGAAAAAATGTCACCATTACAATCGGAAGGTATCACCCCATTTTTAGTGCGATTGGAGGAACATCAGATCAGTGAATCTATTGCAGATTTTTTGGCCAATAGCCAAATCTTAATCATCAACATCCCGCCCAAATTAAGAGGGGGTTCTACCGAAAATTTTGTGGCCAAAATAACTACTTTGCTTCCTTTCATTGAAAATTCAACTATTGAGAAAGTCCTTTTCGTGAGTTCTACTTCGGTATATGGTGATGATAATGATTTGGTAACCGAGGACAGCCCTTTGAATCCCGATACAGAGGGCGGGCGTCAACTGGCCATTGTAGAAAATGTATTGCAGAAAAATAGACATTTTCAAACCACTATTCTTCGTTTTGGAGGTTTGATTGGGGAAGATCGAAATCCGGTTCGGTTTTTATCAGGCAAAGAAAATATTGAAAATCCCAACGCACCCATCAACTTGATTCATCAAGACGATTGTATTGGCATCATTGAAAAAATTATTGCACTAAATTCTTGGGACGAAACTTACAACGCAGTCGCTCCATTCCATCCAACTAGACAAGAATATTATACTCAAAAAGCGACCGAATTGAATTTGGCTTTGCCTAAATTTGCGGCTTCGAACACCGTGACAGGAAAAACTATTTTGAGTGATTATCTCATTAAGTCCCTCCAGTACCGTTTTATAAAACCAAGATTATAA
- a CDS encoding FeoB-associated Cys-rich membrane protein, with amino-acid sequence MIQEILAFGILILALSFLIRKYFWKKKSAKNCGNGDCGCA; translated from the coding sequence ATGATTCAAGAAATTCTAGCTTTTGGAATACTAATTCTAGCCCTTTCTTTTTTGATTCGAAAGTATTTTTGGAAGAAAAAATCAGCTAAAAATTGTGGCAACGGAGATTGTGGTTGCGCTTAA
- a CDS encoding ZIP family metal transporter codes for MFQTVIDYFESIDPVLAALYATLFTWFLTALGASFVFFFKNMNRVVLDGMLGFTGGVMVAASFWSLLAPAIEMTAGEGFIKVIPASVGFFLGALFIFGLDKVLPHLHINFQESEGVKSPWQRTTLLVLAITLHNIPEGLAVGVLFGGVAAGIPEASIAGALTLAIGIGIQNFPEGIAVSMPLRRMGMSRRKSFMYGQASALVEPIAGVLGAVAVTFFTPLLPYALAFAAGAMIFVVVEEVIPETQQDNNTDIATLGFIGGFIVMMMLDVALG; via the coding sequence ATGTTTCAAACTGTAATTGATTATTTCGAAAGTATAGATCCAGTTTTAGCGGCTTTGTATGCGACACTATTTACTTGGTTTTTAACTGCCTTAGGCGCTTCTTTTGTTTTCTTTTTTAAAAACATGAATCGAGTGGTTTTAGACGGAATGCTAGGTTTCACGGGAGGCGTGATGGTGGCGGCTAGTTTTTGGAGTTTGTTGGCACCTGCCATTGAAATGACTGCCGGTGAGGGATTTATTAAAGTAATTCCGGCTTCGGTTGGATTTTTTCTAGGTGCTTTGTTTATTTTTGGATTAGATAAAGTATTGCCCCATTTACATATTAATTTTCAAGAATCAGAAGGGGTGAAATCACCTTGGCAACGAACTACATTGTTGGTTTTAGCCATTACTTTACACAATATTCCCGAAGGATTGGCAGTAGGTGTTTTGTTTGGCGGTGTAGCTGCCGGAATTCCGGAAGCCTCAATTGCTGGTGCTTTGACCTTAGCTATCGGAATTGGAATTCAAAATTTTCCAGAAGGAATTGCCGTTTCAATGCCGTTACGCCGAATGGGAATGAGCAGAAGAAAAAGTTTTATGTACGGACAAGCTTCGGCATTAGTAGAACCCATTGCGGGAGTTTTAGGGGCTGTAGCAGTTACTTTTTTCACGCCGTTGCTGCCTTACGCTTTAGCATTTGCTGCTGGCGCGATGATATTTGTAGTAGTAGAAGAAGTGATTCCAGAAACGCAACAAGATAACAACACCGATATTGCCACACTCGGATTTATTGGAGGTTTTATTGTAATGATGATGTTGGACGTGGCTTTAGGTTAA
- a CDS encoding M13 family metallopeptidase has protein sequence MKKIISNAVLFVLPALIATSAVQAQDTTAKKEPGINVNFMDKKVKPTDDFFRYVNGTWLDNTQIPNDKTRWGSFDELRQKTDTDALTILKEAAKNPIYKSNTDQGKAINLYKSIMDTVARNKQGIAPLKPYLAKINAVKNVADLQALLIQMAPQGGLGFFGVGIGVDAKNSNRNVINVGPGSVGLPDRDYYVSEDADSKEKRAKYVLHLTKMLQLIGEKPAEAQANADKILAFETTMSKPRFDRVERRDRRKSYNPMTVNDLQKLTPSINWDSYLSQIGLPKTDSLIVSQPKYLIALETILKENKIDDWKAYMRWTLLNKSASQLSTQLEKANWEFYGKTLTGAVKQRPLEERALQVINGSIGEALGKLYVEKMFPAEAKAKAEKMIKNVFLAFENRINNLAWMSQETKKSAIAKLNKSRVKIGYPDKWKDYSALTIQSPAEGGSYFENVKNLSKWSYNENIAELKQPVNKEKWGMSPQTVNAYYNPSYNEIVFPAAILQPPFYNYQADEAVNYGGIGAVIGHEISHGFDDSGSRYNAEGNLVDWWTADDLKQFTSLTGALAAQYSALQPLPGTFVDGKFTLGENIGDLGGVNAAYDGLQLYLKANGNPGLIDGYTPEQRFFISWSTIWRSKMRDEALKSQVKTDPHTPGMYRAYVPLQNVDTFYEAFNIQPTDGMYIAPEKRVKIW, from the coding sequence ATGAAAAAAATAATTTCGAATGCTGTTCTTTTCGTGCTTCCAGCGTTAATTGCTACTTCGGCTGTTCAAGCCCAAGATACTACGGCAAAAAAAGAGCCGGGAATCAATGTCAATTTCATGGACAAAAAAGTGAAGCCAACCGACGATTTCTTTAGATACGTTAACGGAACTTGGTTAGACAATACTCAAATCCCAAACGATAAAACGCGTTGGGGAAGTTTTGACGAATTGCGTCAAAAAACAGATACTGATGCTTTGACCATCTTGAAAGAGGCGGCAAAAAATCCAATCTATAAATCCAATACAGACCAAGGGAAAGCTATTAATTTGTACAAATCCATCATGGATACTGTGGCCAGAAACAAGCAAGGAATTGCTCCACTTAAACCCTATTTAGCTAAAATTAATGCAGTTAAAAATGTAGCAGATTTACAGGCTTTATTAATTCAAATGGCACCTCAAGGCGGTTTAGGTTTTTTTGGAGTAGGCATTGGAGTTGACGCTAAAAACAGCAATAGAAACGTAATAAATGTTGGTCCTGGAAGTGTTGGATTGCCTGATAGAGATTACTATGTTTCAGAAGATGCTGATTCTAAGGAGAAACGTGCGAAATACGTACTTCATCTAACTAAAATGCTACAATTGATTGGCGAAAAACCTGCAGAAGCACAGGCCAATGCGGATAAAATTTTAGCATTTGAAACTACCATGTCTAAACCGCGATTTGATAGAGTGGAACGTAGAGACAGAAGAAAATCGTACAATCCAATGACGGTTAATGATTTGCAAAAATTAACCCCTTCTATAAATTGGGATAGTTATTTGTCTCAAATTGGGTTGCCAAAAACCGATTCACTAATTGTTTCACAACCAAAATACTTGATTGCTTTAGAAACCATTTTGAAAGAAAACAAAATAGACGACTGGAAAGCCTATATGCGCTGGACACTATTGAATAAATCTGCCAGTCAACTGTCTACTCAATTGGAAAAGGCTAATTGGGAATTTTATGGTAAAACCTTGACTGGGGCTGTAAAACAACGTCCACTCGAAGAGCGCGCACTTCAAGTGATTAACGGTTCAATTGGCGAAGCTTTAGGTAAATTATATGTAGAAAAAATGTTTCCTGCAGAAGCAAAAGCAAAAGCTGAAAAAATGATCAAAAACGTATTCTTAGCTTTTGAAAACAGAATCAATAATTTGGCTTGGATGTCGCAAGAGACAAAAAAGAGTGCGATTGCCAAATTAAACAAATCAAGAGTTAAAATAGGATATCCAGACAAATGGAAAGATTATTCTGCTTTAACCATTCAATCTCCTGCAGAAGGAGGAAGCTATTTTGAAAATGTAAAAAACCTATCTAAATGGTCTTACAATGAAAATATTGCAGAGTTAAAACAACCTGTTAACAAAGAAAAATGGGGTATGTCACCTCAAACAGTGAATGCGTATTACAATCCTTCGTACAACGAAATTGTATTCCCTGCAGCGATTTTACAACCGCCATTTTACAATTATCAAGCAGATGAAGCCGTTAATTATGGTGGAATTGGAGCCGTAATTGGTCACGAAATTTCTCACGGATTTGACGATTCAGGATCAAGATACAATGCCGAAGGTAATTTAGTAGATTGGTGGACAGCAGATGATTTGAAACAATTCACCTCATTAACAGGAGCTTTAGCCGCTCAATACAGCGCCTTACAACCTTTACCTGGAACTTTTGTTGACGGTAAATTTACATTAGGAGAAAATATTGGAGATCTTGGAGGAGTTAATGCCGCTTATGATGGATTACAATTGTATTTGAAAGCCAATGGAAATCCAGGATTAATCGACGGTTATACTCCGGAACAACGTTTCTTTATTTCTTGGTCTACCATCTGGCGTTCTAAAATGAGAGACGAAGCCCTGAAAAGTCAAGTAAAGACAGATCCTCATACTCCAGGGATGTATCGTGCATATGTACCCTTGCAAAACGTAGACACGTTTTATGAAGCCTTCAACATTCAGCCTACGGACGGAATGTATATTGCGCCTGAAAAGCGAGTTAAGATTTGGTAA
- a CDS encoding DMT family transporter — translation MRTRIINAFSAKINTIGLPILALCWVSFFWGTTWIASKEGVKHMPALQLAAIRQFIGGFLYIAYFLWKKTPWPKGKQWKFILILSVLNFVLSNGLSTWGVKFISSGLGAIIGALVPLWVVIISFFRGERVAKVAILGLIIGFSGICVVFYDHLSDFFIADFRFGIFLSIVATLTWAFGTLYTKKKAASFNPYFGLGLQMFISSIFLFAVTGATGTSVSLSEIPAISWWAIGYLVLFGSVFTFIAFIYALQRLPSEISSIYAYVNPIIAVLLGTVIFNEPLTLPIVIGGSITLVGLYLVNKSMQKSKI, via the coding sequence GTGAGAACCCGAATCATAAATGCTTTTTCAGCCAAAATAAACACCATTGGTTTGCCCATTTTAGCCCTATGTTGGGTTAGTTTTTTTTGGGGAACTACTTGGATAGCTTCCAAAGAAGGGGTGAAACACATGCCGGCTTTGCAACTCGCTGCCATCCGACAATTTATTGGGGGGTTTCTTTATATCGCCTACTTTTTATGGAAAAAAACACCATGGCCGAAAGGAAAACAATGGAAATTCATTTTGATTTTGAGTGTGCTGAATTTCGTTTTGAGTAATGGACTGAGCACCTGGGGAGTAAAATTCATCAGTAGCGGTTTAGGAGCAATCATAGGAGCTTTGGTTCCTTTATGGGTGGTAATAATTAGTTTTTTCAGAGGAGAACGTGTGGCTAAAGTGGCCATTTTAGGATTAATAATTGGGTTTTCGGGAATATGCGTCGTTTTCTACGATCATTTAAGCGATTTTTTTATTGCCGATTTTCGTTTTGGCATCTTCCTTTCAATTGTCGCAACACTAACTTGGGCTTTTGGAACTTTGTATACCAAGAAAAAAGCGGCAAGTTTTAATCCGTATTTTGGATTGGGCTTGCAAATGTTTATTTCGAGTATTTTTCTTTTTGCAGTTACAGGTGCCACAGGAACCTCGGTGAGTTTGTCTGAAATTCCAGCTATATCGTGGTGGGCCATTGGCTATTTGGTTTTGTTTGGTTCAGTATTTACCTTTATTGCTTTCATTTATGCCTTGCAACGCTTGCCATCCGAAATCAGTAGTATTTATGCCTATGTCAATCCTATAATAGCGGTATTATTAGGTACTGTGATTTTTAATGAGCCACTTACCCTTCCTATTGTCATTGGCGGAAGCATCACTTTAGTTGGATTGTACTTAGTCAATAAATCTATGCAAAAAAGTAAAATATAG
- a CDS encoding FeoA family protein translates to MHTTLNILKKGEKAIIKDFDVDAVPLKLLEMGCLPGNVVELLQIAPFGDPLYLNINGSHVAIRIETAKEIEVDLIENN, encoded by the coding sequence TTGCATACCACTCTAAACATACTTAAAAAAGGCGAAAAAGCCATCATCAAGGACTTTGATGTTGATGCTGTTCCTTTGAAATTATTGGAGATGGGTTGTTTACCGGGTAATGTCGTTGAATTACTACAAATAGCGCCTTTTGGCGATCCGCTCTATTTAAATATTAATGGTTCACACGTTGCTATTCGAATAGAAACAGCCAAGGAAATTGAAGTTGATTTAATCGAAAACAACTAA
- a CDS encoding lycopene cyclase family protein produces MKQYDYIFAGTGLSALMTVYKMVLSKKFQTKRILLLDVNAKQTNDRTWCFWDQKESLWEPSVSKKWNSVVFANSDFTKNLDLHPYHYNKIQGLDFYNQVLNLIAKQKNIDFVQEKILELEESDSIVLVKTESQSFSCTTLFNSIYNPSLATNQTKYPLLQQHFLGWFIQTETPIFNSEQATFMDFSVEQKGNTRFMYILPTSPTEALLEYTLFSKELLSKEEYEAEIEKYLQQLGIAQYNIIEKEVGTIPMTCYPFWKHNTKNVINIGTAGGWTKASTGFTFKNANKKSSELVSFMETHTDGRTFHSKTKFWWYDLLLLDILDQKNETGSAIFSALFEKGNAPLILKFLDEETSFWEDLQVIWKCPKGLFINALLKRLFRF; encoded by the coding sequence ATGAAGCAATACGACTACATTTTTGCAGGCACAGGCTTATCCGCTTTGATGACGGTGTATAAAATGGTATTGTCTAAAAAATTTCAAACCAAACGCATTTTACTTTTAGATGTAAATGCCAAACAGACTAATGACCGAACTTGGTGTTTTTGGGACCAAAAAGAATCTCTATGGGAACCCTCTGTTTCAAAAAAATGGAATTCGGTGGTGTTTGCCAATAGTGATTTTACTAAAAATTTAGACCTACATCCCTATCATTACAACAAAATTCAAGGATTGGATTTTTACAATCAAGTATTGAATTTGATTGCAAAGCAAAAAAATATTGATTTTGTCCAAGAAAAAATACTTGAACTTGAAGAATCAGACAGTATTGTTTTGGTAAAAACCGAAAGTCAAAGTTTTTCGTGTACTACACTTTTCAATTCGATTTACAATCCTTCATTGGCAACTAATCAAACCAAATATCCGTTGCTGCAACAGCATTTTCTGGGTTGGTTTATCCAAACCGAAACTCCTATTTTCAATTCGGAACAAGCCACTTTTATGGATTTTTCGGTAGAACAAAAAGGGAACACTCGCTTTATGTATATTTTGCCAACATCGCCAACCGAAGCATTGTTGGAATACACATTGTTTTCAAAGGAGTTGCTTTCAAAAGAAGAATACGAAGCTGAAATTGAAAAGTACCTTCAACAATTAGGAATCGCTCAGTACAATATTATCGAAAAAGAAGTGGGTACCATCCCCATGACTTGTTATCCTTTTTGGAAACACAATACAAAAAATGTGATCAATATTGGTACTGCAGGCGGATGGACCAAAGCCAGTACAGGATTTACTTTTAAAAATGCCAACAAAAAATCGAGCGAATTGGTTTCGTTTATGGAAACACATACCGATGGCAGAACGTTTCATTCCAAGACCAAATTCTGGTGGTACGATCTCTTGCTTTTGGATATTTTAGATCAAAAAAACGAAACGGGATCGGCTATTTTCTCAGCCCTTTTCGAAAAGGGAAATGCCCCACTGATCCTAAAATTTTTAGATGAAGAAACGTCGTTTTGGGAGGACTTACAAGTCATTTGGAAATGTCCAAAAGGACTATTTATCAATGCTTTATTGAAACGACTATTCCGATTTTAA
- a CDS encoding AraC family transcriptional regulator: MYTSIEIIELPQTNWAFVTHIGVEGLDSAYGKLLQWAIPKGLVNHNLKLGRIYHDSFKFTEPDKVRMSVCLLLSEPVETQGEIGLVSIPNGKHIVGHFEIAPHDFGKSWQSLFVWMNEKGYKKADQNPFEIMHNDFNEHPEKKCIVDFCIPIE; this comes from the coding sequence ATGTACACAAGCATTGAAATTATAGAATTGCCTCAAACTAATTGGGCATTTGTCACTCATATTGGGGTAGAAGGATTAGATAGCGCTTATGGAAAATTGCTGCAATGGGCAATTCCTAAAGGGTTGGTTAACCACAATCTAAAATTAGGTCGTATCTATCACGATAGTTTTAAATTTACTGAGCCTGACAAAGTAAGAATGAGTGTTTGTCTTTTGTTATCTGAGCCGGTTGAAACCCAAGGCGAAATTGGTTTGGTTTCGATTCCAAATGGAAAACATATAGTCGGACATTTTGAAATAGCTCCTCATGATTTTGGGAAGTCTTGGCAATCGCTTTTTGTTTGGATGAATGAAAAGGGTTATAAAAAAGCAGACCAAAATCCATTTGAAATAATGCACAATGATTTCAATGAGCATCCGGAAAAAAAATGCATTGTCGATTTCTGTATTCCTATTGAATAA
- a CDS encoding BrxA/BrxB family bacilliredoxin: MYPEEMVRPMKAELVDAGFQDLHTAEAVENAIKGAGTTLVVVNSVCGCAARNARPGAKMSLEGAKKPDHLITVFAGVDKEAVDAARQHMFPFPPSSPSMALFKNGELVHMLERHHIEGRPAELIAENLQDAYAEFC, translated from the coding sequence ATGTATCCAGAAGAAATGGTAAGACCAATGAAAGCCGAATTAGTTGACGCTGGTTTTCAAGATTTACATACTGCTGAGGCTGTTGAAAATGCTATCAAAGGAGCAGGAACTACTTTAGTAGTGGTGAATTCTGTTTGTGGTTGTGCTGCAAGAAACGCACGTCCAGGAGCAAAAATGAGTTTAGAAGGTGCTAAAAAACCAGATCATTTGATTACGGTTTTTGCAGGAGTGGACAAAGAAGCAGTTGATGCAGCGCGTCAACACATGTTCCCTTTTCCTCCTTCTTCGCCAAGTATGGCTTTGTTCAAAAACGGTGAATTAGTTCATATGTTAGAGCGCCACCATATTGAAGGTCGCCCAGCCGAATTAATTGCTGAAAACTTACAAGACGCTTACGCTGAGTTTTGTTAA
- the feoB gene encoding ferrous iron transport protein B: MLSSHNINVALIGNPNVGKTSVFNQLTGLNQQVGNYPGITVEKKIGFCKLPNNYKANILDLPGTYSLNASSIDENVVIELLLNKNDKLYPDVALVVTDVENLKRNLLLFTQIKDLEIPTILVINMADRMKHNGISLDIPFLEEKLKTKIALVSSRKGTGIDELKQLIVNYKSIPKEPCLNASIIDEEYFETLRKTFPNQLLYKLWLVITQDVNFLNLDRNEIRNSYTKSHSDLKRLQQKETIKRYQFINDVLKEGLKIDTSIAKDFRSILDRVLTHKVWGYAIFFFILFGIFQSIFEWSKIPMDFIDSAFASLSALASEKLPAGVLTNLIAQGIIPGIGGILIFIPQIAFLFMFISILEESGYMSRVVFLMDKIMRKFGLSGKSIVPLISGTACAIPAIMATRNIENWKERLITILVTPFTTCSARLPVYAIIIALVIPDERVFGIINMQGLTLMLLYLLGFGMAIFSAYILNTILKIKGKTYFVVEMPNYKLPMFKNVAINVIEKTKAFIFGAGKIILAISIVLWFLASYGPGDKFRNAEKIVLEKNLEKPLNNAELQNAIASQKLENSYIGLMGKTIEPVISPLGYDWKIGVAIISSFAAREVFVGTLATIYSVGDSDNDNTIKNKMQAEINPETGQKIFNFASGISLLLFYAFAMQCASTIAITKKETNSWKWPLGQLIFMSGLAYVVALIAFQILK, from the coding sequence ATGCTAAGCAGTCACAACATCAACGTAGCGCTAATTGGTAATCCTAATGTGGGGAAAACTTCGGTTTTTAACCAACTCACTGGATTGAACCAGCAAGTAGGGAATTATCCCGGCATTACGGTCGAGAAAAAGATTGGCTTTTGCAAATTACCCAATAATTACAAAGCTAACATTCTTGATTTACCCGGAACCTACAGTTTGAATGCAAGTTCTATTGATGAAAATGTGGTGATTGAATTGCTGTTGAACAAAAATGACAAACTCTATCCTGATGTGGCTTTGGTAGTTACTGATGTAGAGAATTTAAAACGCAACTTGCTGCTTTTTACCCAAATCAAAGACTTAGAAATTCCTACCATATTAGTTATTAATATGGCTGATCGCATGAAACACAATGGAATTTCTTTGGATATTCCTTTTTTAGAAGAAAAACTCAAAACAAAAATTGCATTGGTGAGTTCCAGAAAAGGAACTGGAATTGACGAGCTTAAGCAACTGATTGTAAACTATAAATCGATTCCGAAAGAACCCTGTTTGAACGCTTCGATCATCGACGAGGAATACTTTGAAACCTTACGCAAAACCTTCCCTAATCAATTGCTGTACAAATTATGGCTAGTGATTACACAAGACGTTAACTTCTTGAATTTGGATCGAAACGAAATTCGTAATTCGTATACCAAATCCCATTCTGACTTAAAACGATTACAACAAAAAGAAACCATAAAACGCTATCAATTCATCAATGATGTTTTGAAAGAAGGATTGAAAATTGATACCAGTATTGCCAAAGATTTTCGTTCTATTTTAGATCGTGTATTGACTCACAAAGTTTGGGGCTATGCTATTTTCTTTTTTATCCTTTTCGGAATTTTTCAATCCATTTTTGAATGGTCTAAAATTCCAATGGATTTTATCGATAGTGCTTTTGCTTCCTTGAGCGCTTTGGCAAGTGAAAAATTACCTGCTGGCGTATTGACTAATTTAATTGCGCAAGGGATCATTCCTGGTATTGGAGGCATCCTTATTTTTATTCCGCAAATCGCATTTCTATTTATGTTTATTTCCATCTTGGAAGAAAGTGGCTATATGAGCCGCGTCGTCTTTTTGATGGATAAAATCATGCGGAAATTTGGATTGTCAGGCAAAAGTATTGTACCCTTAATTTCGGGTACGGCTTGCGCTATTCCAGCTATTATGGCCACACGAAATATCGAAAACTGGAAAGAACGATTGATTACAATTTTAGTAACCCCGTTTACCACTTGTTCGGCAAGACTACCTGTTTATGCAATTATAATTGCTTTGGTAATTCCTGATGAACGCGTTTTTGGAATCATCAATATGCAAGGATTAACCTTGATGTTATTGTACCTTTTGGGTTTTGGAATGGCGATATTCTCTGCCTATATTTTAAACACCATTTTGAAAATCAAAGGTAAAACCTACTTTGTGGTTGAAATGCCAAATTACAAATTGCCTATGTTTAAAAATGTAGCGATCAATGTAATTGAGAAAACTAAAGCCTTCATTTTTGGCGCAGGAAAAATCATTTTAGCAATTTCTATCGTATTGTGGTTTTTGGCATCTTATGGTCCCGGCGATAAATTCAGAAATGCTGAAAAAATTGTTTTGGAGAAAAACCTTGAGAAACCTTTAAATAATGCTGAATTACAAAATGCGATCGCTTCACAAAAATTAGAAAATTCCTATATCGGATTAATGGGTAAAACCATTGAACCTGTGATTTCTCCTTTGGGTTACGATTGGAAAATTGGCGTAGCGATTATCAGTTCATTTGCGGCTCGAGAAGTTTTTGTAGGAACACTTGCCACGATTTATAGCGTGGGAGATAGTGACAACGACAATACAATCAAAAACAAAATGCAAGCCGAAATCAATCCTGAAACCGGTCAAAAAATATTCAATTTTGCCTCAGGAATTTCGTTATTATTATTCTACGCTTTTGCGATGCAATGTGCGAGTACCATTGCCATTACAAAAAAAGAAACCAACTCTTGGAAATGGCCTTTAGGACAATTAATCTTTATGAGTGGATTGGCCTATGTTGTTGCTTTAATCGCTTTTCAAATCCTAAAATAA
- a CDS encoding SCO family protein has protein sequence MKAFLHHYRFFFGGLIVFSIITISLFYSALKPAKTLPIYNPADVNPELVDSTIQYKSKYHTIADFSFVNQNGKTITQKDYDGKIYVADFFFTTCGSICPKMTTNLEEVQKAIRNNPNVMLLSHTVFPETDSVPVLKQYAIKHHVNDSKWNLVTGDKKAIYAMARKSYLAVKLGKPEELYDMVHTENFVLVDQKRRVRGFYDGTNKEDVQRLIEDIAFLSEQ, from the coding sequence ATGAAAGCTTTTCTACACCACTATCGTTTCTTTTTTGGAGGATTAATTGTCTTTTCAATCATTACGATTTCTTTGTTTTATTCGGCATTGAAACCCGCCAAAACTTTACCTATATACAATCCTGCGGATGTAAATCCAGAATTAGTAGATAGCACAATTCAATACAAAAGTAAATACCACACCATTGCTGATTTTTCTTTTGTGAACCAAAATGGGAAAACCATTACCCAAAAAGATTATGATGGTAAAATTTATGTAGCTGATTTCTTTTTTACGACCTGCGGCTCGATTTGCCCAAAAATGACTACCAATTTAGAAGAAGTACAAAAAGCCATTCGGAATAATCCAAATGTAATGTTGCTTTCGCATACTGTTTTCCCCGAAACAGATAGTGTGCCTGTTTTAAAACAATATGCCATCAAACACCATGTGAATGATAGCAAATGGAATTTAGTTACAGGCGATAAAAAAGCCATTTATGCCATGGCGCGTAAATCGTATTTAGCCGTAAAATTGGGTAAACCTGAAGAGTTGTATGATATGGTTCACACTGAAAATTTTGTTTTGGTGGACCAAAAAAGACGCGTTCGCGGTTTCTATGACGGAACCAATAAAGAAGACGTGCAACGACTCATAGAAGACATTGCTTTTTTATCCGAACAATAA